From a region of the Panicum virgatum strain AP13 chromosome 2K, P.virgatum_v5, whole genome shotgun sequence genome:
- the LOC120668203 gene encoding chromatin assembly factor 1 subunit FSM-like: MDGDEAKESALDCASSAATAMCLDASCEHESTQSAKKQQKRKMAFSELDIVDKQSVSAKWQRELDALYEYYKEVSDHHVNPEELVSLTGDSIIACLLEESSLPCAKLTDKIHKRLKLQDGVTVSSVRNSVLNIGKRSSYGICAIDVDELEDELNSSFWCCETQDLALLPSHLHKGLSIRRTARKLIHERILALSGKLAANDAPNTHSNEDSHSVNAVEVPNLDEICSFIEKSKQKNDADITKMHSKTEAQELQATRKAMKEQQMMARQIENEEKKKDRELKRMKEKAEREAKRIERDNKRLKKHQEEAERAKKRKEKEEAELKRKASTKKQANFMECLFIKKPNSIMESSSSHHLEKTTCSKSSGSIEEPSIAATSAMDRTLSQVNHLSVEEFWVSHVSRWQKLSHHNRLHHWGVRRNPKVQLFPELKLQKSATTSHSDNMSTPIKEQSSQESTGSLDFNKLLDELKTPSHEKNIPFRTVQNSISSSVLFVKKLLQFDRSFRPAYYGTWRKKSSTVSARQPFQRDPELNYDVDSDEEWEEEDPGETLSDSEEEDKTKNEHDSMIDVEEETENSFVVPNDYLSEDEGVQYEPVCVNFDETCSMLSNPRVTVEQKFLHNATEDALRIDRPLVISNLDHKKLDLLKAEEITAERLCLQALCMKKYPSGPIIDVPMVVKVTMEDTAFCRSNKKSPRTLVPSKSISDSDMPEFAKLVTSCSQGMGKLVEVLHERFPCVSRTQLKNKVREIAEFIHNRWQVKKDILDQYSICLSPDKVGSHKCARPHSSQQCVSPDEPGKTGESSPHSTLKSEASRRQIGAKGSSGSTPCTDP, from the exons ATGGATGGCGATGAAGCGAAGGAATCAGCTCTGGATTGTGCATCCAGTGCAGCCACTGCTATGTGTCTTGATGCCTCTTGTGAGCATGAATCAACACAGTCAGCCAAGAAGCAGCAGAAGAGGAAGATGGCCTTCTCTGAATTGGATATTGTGGATAAACAATCTGTATCTGCTAAATGGCAGCGAGAACTTGATGCATTGTATGAATATTACAAGGAGGTTTCTGATCATCATGTGAATCCAGAGGAGCTTGTGAGCTTGACGGGCGACTCGATTATAGCATGCTTGCTGGAGGAGAGCAGTCTTCCCTGTGCAAAGTTAACAGATAAAATCCACAAAAGGTTGAAACTGCAAGATGGTGTCACTGTCTCTTCAGTGCGCAACTCAGTGCTCAACATTGGCAAGAGATCTTCTTATGGGATTTGTGCTATAGATGTCGATGAGCTGGAGGATGAGTTGAATTCAAGCTTTTGGTGTTGTGAG ACACAAGATTTGGCATTGTTACCCTCGCATCTACATAAAGGTTTAAGCATTCGACGGACAGCTCGGAAGCTTATCCATGAAAGGATTCTGGCTCTTTCAG GCAAGCTGGCTGCCAATGACGCTCCTAATACTCATAGCAACGAGGACTCTCATTCAGTAAATGCTGTGGAAGTGCCAAATCTAGATGAGATTTGCTCTTTCATTGAGAAGTCAAAGCAAAAGAATGATGCTGACAT AACTAAAATGCACAGCAAAACAGAAGCACAAGAGTTACAAGCTACCAGGAAAGCCATGAAGGAACAGCAAATGATGGCGAGGCAGATTGAAaatgaggaaaagaaaaaa GATAGGGAACTTAAACGTATGAAAGAAAAAGCTGAGAGGGAAGCAAAACGTATCGAGAGAGACAATAAGCGGCTAAAGAAGCATCAGGAAGAAGCAGAGAGGGCAAAGAAGAGGAAAGAGAAGGAAGAGGCTGAGTTGAAAAGGAAAGCTTCCACTAAAAAGCAAGCAAACTTCATGGAATGTCTTTTCATAAAAAAGCCGAATAGCATCATGGAAAGTTCTAGTAGTCACCACTTGGAGAAGACTACATGCTCAAAATCATCAGGATCTATTGAAGAACCTTCCATTGCAGCTACATCTGCAATGGACCGTACACTATCTCAAGTAAATCATTTGAGTGTGGAGGAATTCTGGGT GTCACATGTTTCTAGATGGCAAAAACTCTCTCACCATAACAGATTGCACCATTGGGGTGTTAGGAGAAATCCTAAGGTTCAGCTGTTTCCTGAGCTAAAGCTACAGAAGTCAGCTACAACTTCACATTCTGATAATATGTCGACTCCAATAAAAGAGCAGTCATCACAGGAGAGCACAGGAAGCCTTGATTTCAACAAACTTCTTGATGAACTGAAAACGCCATCTCATGAGAAGAATATCCCTTTTAGAACAGTTCAGAATAGCATATCATCTTCAGTTCTTTTTGTGAAGAAGCTTTTGCAGTTTGATAGAAGCTTTAGGCCGGCATATTACGGTACCTGGAGAAAGAAGAG TTCTACAGTTAGTGCAAGGCAACCCTTTCAGAGGGATCCAGAACTCAATTACGATGTTGATAGTGATGAAGAATGGGAAGAG GAGGATCCTGGTGAAACATTATCTGATtctgaggaagaagataagacTAAGAATGAACACGATTCCATGATTGATGTGGAAGAGGAAACTGAGAACAGTTTTGTAGTGCCTAATGATTATCTTTCAGAGGATGAG GGCGTGCAATATGAGCCAGTATGTGTCAACTTTGATGAAACCTGCAGCATGCTGAGCAACCCTAGGGTTACAGTTGAGCAGAAATTTCTTCATAATGCCACTGAAGATGCTCTCAGGATCGACAGGCCTTTAGTCATATCCAACCTAGACCATAAGAAACTTGACCTGCTGAAAGCTGAAGAAATCACTGCAGAGAGACTCTGTTTGCAAGCTCTTTGTATGAAGAAATACCCTAGCGGGCCCATCATTGATGTGCCTATGGTTGTTAAAGTGACAATGGAAGATACAGCATTTTGCCGATCAAATAAAAAGAGCCCTAGAACACTTGTACCATCCAAGTCCATTTCAGATTCAGACATGCCTGAATTT GCCAAACTAGTTACATCATGCTCTCAAGGGATGGGCAAATTGGTGGAGGTATTACATGAGAGATTTCCATGTGTCTCTAGGACACAACTGAAGAACAAAGTTCGGGAGATAGCCGAGTTTATCCATAACCGCTGGCAG GTTAAGAAAGATATCTTGGATCAGTACAGTATATGTCTCTCTCCAG ATAAAGTTGGAAGCCACAAATGTGCTAGGCCACACTCCTCCCAACAGTGCGTGTCACCCGATGAACCAGGAAAGACAGGCGAATCTTCTCCCCATTCCACCCTGAAATCCGAAGCTAGCAGACGACAAATTGGTGCCAAAGGTTCCAGTGGCAGTACGCCGTGTACTGATCCTTGA